In a genomic window of Erigeron canadensis isolate Cc75 chromosome 5, C_canadensis_v1, whole genome shotgun sequence:
- the LOC122602387 gene encoding flowering-promoting factor 1-like protein 3: MAGVWVFKNGVLRLVENPGGDSSQGASRGKVLVHLPTNEAITSYETLEQLLSSIGWERYYDDPNLLQFHKPSTTHLISLPKDFNTLKPMHMYDIVVKTRNVFEVRNS; this comes from the coding sequence atggccgGTGTTTGGGTGTTCAAGAATGGTGTGCTTAGGCTCGTGGAGAACCCAGGTGGCGACTCCTCGCAAGGTGCATCTCGTGGTAAGGTGCTGGTGCACCTACCCACGAATGAAGCGATCACTTCGTATGAGACTCTTGAACAATTATTGTCGTCTATCGGCTGGGAAAGGTATTACGACGATCCCAACCTTCTTCAGTTTCATAAACCGTCTACCACTCACCTCATATCTTTGCCTAAAGACTTCAACACGCTTAAGCCAATGCACATGTATGATATTGTGGTTAAGACTCGTAATGTGTTTGAAGTAAGGAATTCATAA
- the LOC122600116 gene encoding protein SRC2, whose product MATLRSLDVTIISAKGLNKVNLVGKMDVYAVVYINNTITGNQDQKQKTHVDKDGDSSPTWNYSMSFKFDESAALQNRLTLVVKIKTEGMFGDKDLGEVHVPVKELLDGVTNNGKPLQFVSYQVRKPSGKPKGELSFSYKLAERPAPVGKLDDQPVTAYPAGNPAGIGNNSIPTGKVDQPDKPNGKADEPVTAYPAVGPSGSGGPGSLYPPVYAAAPPVVTGAASVAGPYPPATGGVYYPPPAGYPQPPPQSGYAYQQPQPGYGGYPPYPPPGYGGYPPPQPGYGYPPVQQPQQAQKKGKFGMGLGAGLLGGALGGLLIGDIVSDASGGCGGDF is encoded by the coding sequence ATGGCGACATTAAGATCGCTAGACGTGACAATAATCTCAGCAAAAGGGCTTAACAAAGTCAACTTAGTTGGCAAAATGGATGTATATGCAGTTGTCTACATCAACAACACAATAACAGGAAACCAAGATCAGAAACAAAAGACCCATGTCGACAAAGACGGCGATTCTAGTCCGACATGGAATTATTCGATGTCTTTCAAATTTGACGAATCTGCTGCGTTACAGAACAGGCTAACACTTGTTGTCAAGATCAAAACTGAAGGGATGTTTGGTGATAAAGATCTTGGTGAAGTTCATGTTCCTGTTAAGGAGCTTTTAGATGGTGTTACTAATAATGGAAAGCCGTTACAGTTTGTTAGTTATCAAGTTAGGAAACCATCAGGAAAACCCAAAGGGGAGTTGAGTTTTAGTTATAAGTTAGCTGAACGACCTGCTCCTGTTGGTAAATTGGATGATCAACCTGTAACGGCTTATCCGGCTGGAAATCCAGCTGGAATAGGTAATAATAGTATTCCAACCGGAAAGGTTGACCAGCCGGATAAGCCAAATGGAAAGGCTGATGAGCCTGTGACAGCTTATCCAGCTGTTGGGCCGTCTGGATCTGGCGGCCCAGGATCTTTGTATCCACCAGTTTATGCAGCAGCCCCACCTGTTGTGACTGGGGCTGCTTCGGTTGCTGGACCATATCCACCTGCAACAGGAGGCGTGTATTACCCGCCTCCTGCGGGTTatccacaaccaccaccacaaagTGGATATGCATACCAGCAACCACAACCGGGTTATGGCGGATATCCTCCATATCCGCCACCTGGGTACGGTGGCTACCCGCCCCCACAACCGGGGTATGGATATCCCCCGGTTCAACAACCACAACAGGCTCAAAAGAAGGGCAAGTTTGGTATGGGATTGGGAGCAGGGTTGCTTGGAGGTGCGTTGGGTGGTTTGTTGATCGGTGATATTGTGTCAGATGCTAGCGGTGGTTGCGGTGGcgacttttaa
- the LOC122601679 gene encoding protein ALP1-like, which translates to MSSSDEYSVSYMSKYTIDAEMLNTFVNLIEDEEAEAESSRMAIKPKIPRRTITRNHVEAFTQFLRKPTQEDVNRVTAKHEAVHGFPGMLGNVDCMHWAWRNCTTAWQGQYTRGDKGHPTTMLEAVASYDLWIWHAYFGLAGSNNNINVLNESELFDQLLQNRAPAVNFTVNGQQFTKGYYLADGIYPEWATLVKSFKCPMDPKTSKFKRFQESARKDVERAFGVLQGRWRILQQGARPLSINKIKRIMYSCVLLHNMVVEYNGRTISPLDLELIPDTPPTRSWEERVDIQLRMTWELRDRSTHNRLRGALVEHIWNLPENQRER; encoded by the exons ATGTCGAGTTCGGACGAATATTCAGTTTCATACATGAGTAAGTATACAATAGATGCCGAAATGTTAAACACTTTCGTTAATTTAATCGAAGATGAAGAAGCAGAAGCAGAGAGCTCGAGAATGGCAATCAAACCAAAAATACCAAGAAGAACAATAACCAGAAACCATGTGGAAGCCTTCACAC AGTTTTTGAGAAAACCGACACAAGAAGATGTTAACCGCGTGACCGCTAAACACGAGGCGGTGCACGGTTTTCCGGGTATGCTTGGAAATgttgattgtatgcattgggCTTGGAGAAACTGCACAACGGCATGGCAAGGCCAATACACTCGTGGTGACAAAGGACATCCGACGACTATGCTTGAAGCagttgcttcatatgatttgtggatttggcatgcttactTTGGACTCGCCGGTTCGAACAACAACATCAACGTCCTTAATGAATCTGAATTGTTCGACCAGCTTCTTCAAAATAGAGCTCCTGCGGTAAATTTCACCGTTAATGGCCAACAATTTACAAAGGGTTATTATCTAGCTGATGGTATTTATCCAGAATGGGCTAcacttgtcaagtctttcaaGTGTCCCATGGACCCTAAGACCTCTAAATTCAAACGCTTCCAAGAGTCTGCAAGAAAAGACGTGGAGCGTGCTTTTGGGGTACTTCAAGGCCGATGGAGAATCCTTCAACAGGGTGCGCGTCCATTAagtattaacaaaattaaacgcATCATGTACTCTTGTGTGTTGTTGCACAACATGGTCGTTGAATATAACGGCCGTACAATCAGTCCTTTGGATTTGGAGCTAATTCCTGATACCCCGCCAACGCGTTCTTGGGAAGAACGTGTTGACATTCAGTTACGTATGACATGGGAGTTACGTGATAGATCGACACACAACCGTCTAAGAGGCGCCCTAGTCGAGCACATTTGGAACTTGCCGGAAAACCAACGTGAACGTTga
- the LOC122599364 gene encoding mediator of RNA polymerase II transcription subunit 14, which produces MGELGQESVEFSTLVNRAAEESYVSLKELVEKSKSSEMSDSEKKISILKYLVKTQQRMLRLNVLAQWCQQVPLIQYCQQLASTLSSHETCFTQAADSMFFMHEGLQQARAPIYDVPSAIEILLTGTYERLPKCIEDVGIQSTLTDKQQKPVLKKLDTIVRSKLLETTLPKEFSEVKIFDGTVNLCVQGEFKVLLTLGYRGHLSMWRILHLEVLVGEKSGLVKLEETRRFVLGDDLERRMAASDSPFATLYSILHEFCVALIMDTVIRQVQALRAGRWKDAIRFELISDGNSGQSTAGGSTHISQDGETDSGGLRTPGLKVVYWLDCDKNNGTSDIAACPFIKIEPGPDLRIKCLHSSFVIDPLTNKEAELSIDQSCIDVEKLLLRAICCNKYTRLLEIYKELGQNSHLRRADGDVTLHCSVDQPGAEHNKDNNSDSEGQEVLRVRAYGSSFFTLGMNIRTGRFLLHSSKSTISSLALRECEEALNQGSMTAAEAFISLRSKSLLHLFACIGRFLGLQVYEHGFSPVKVPKHVVNGSNMLVMGFPDCGSSFFLLMQLQDDCRPIFKLLETQPDPSGKPGSSAVPNLVTRVKNVDIDQMHLLEGETDSTLLDYGALASSTNDTGTNQISDNGILSDLTIEGSGLSGFSSIVDEIFEQERRSSAPAFSVQSYNSSHMDNPGNLTNVGSNWNGSLYPTSNYKGRMQSVSRNVAMKNLSASKSDQDLSARSSLSTEVGSYITVDDDQPPVAGSRSARISSRASAPSARGNAYRNSVTGTSATAPESPGSQITRDNGSRKRTLWDMLDLIPSLKSLEILEPSSKRKKSSRTTQNQLGAASSIVKYRYVNLIAEANKGNAPSSIYVSALLHVVRHCSLCIKHARLTSQMDALDIPYAEEVGLRTASSNIWFKLPFATGDTWEHICLRLGKPGSMYWDVKIDDQHFMDLWELQKGNTNTLWGSGVRIANTSDIDSHIRYDVDGVVLTYNSVEADSIKKLVADIQRLSNARTFALGMRRLLVVRSDEKSEESRSNVDAKPAPGGKSGSEVGDKYSEQMRKAFKIEAVGLMSLWFSFGSGVLARFVVEWESGKSGCTMHVSPDQLWPHTKYLEDFINGTEVSSLLDCIRLTAGPLHALAAATRPARAVPVSGVPGAASSVSATPKANSYGQMPNGSSTNVGHGPGPVGNSGAPNILNGSNMAARGGPGIVPSSLLPIDVSFVLRGPYWIRIIYRKYFAVDMRCFAGDQVWLQPATPPKGGPSVGGSLPCPQFRPFIMEHVAQELNGLDPNFTGGQPSVGPTGSNNSVASSSPQLSATNGNRGGLPGSAGTPRPGNQQTGFNRATNAMSASSSQSLVRRAPGTVVPAHVRGELNTAIIGLGDDGGYGGGWVPLVALKKVLRGILKYLGVLWLFAQLPELLKEILGSILKDNEGALLNLDQEQPALRFFVGGYVFAVSVHRVQLLLQVLSVKRFHHSQQQQQNSAVVPQEELLPAEISEICDYFSRRVASEPYDASRVASFITLLTLPISVLREFLKLIAWKKSLAQAQGGDIPPAQRSRIELCLENHTGLYTEGNPENSSASKSNIHYDRPHNAVDFGLTVVLDPAHIPQINAAGGAAWLPYCVSVRLKYSFGENPNVSFMGMEGSHGGRSCWLRSEDWEYCKQRVIRTVDMHGSAGGDVSQGRLRVVADNVQRALHICLQGLRTGGGNSGGANAT; this is translated from the exons ATGGGGGAATTAGGGCAAGAATCAGTGGAATTTTCAACATTGGTGAATAGAGCTGCAGAGGAATCTTATGTTTCTTTGAAGGAGTTAGTGGAAAAATCGAAATCGAGCGAAATGTCGGATTCCGAAAAGAAGATAAGTATACTTAAGTATCTTGTCAAGACTCAACAAAGAATGCTTAGACTTAATGTTCTTGCTCAGTGGTGCCAACAG GTACCACTTATACAATACTGTCAGCAACTTGCCTCAACCCTGTCAAGTCATGAAACATGTTTCACTCAAGCTGCAGATTCAATGTTTTTCATGCACGAGGGACTTCAACAAGCTCGTGCTCCAATTTATGATGTTCCATCTGCCATTGAAATTCTTCTTACGGGTACTTACGAACGTTTACCCAAGTGCATAGAAGATGTGGGTATTCAGAGCACATTAACTGATAAACAGCAAAAACCCGTGCTGAAAAAACTTGACACGATAGTCAGGTCAAAGTTACTTGAAACCACACTTCCCAAAGAGTTCTCTGAGGTCAAAATTTTTGATGGTACAGTAAACCTTTGTGTTCAAGGGGAGTTTAAGGTATTGCTAACACTCGGTTATCGTGGACACCTGTCAATGTGGAGAATATTGCATTTGGAGGTACTTGTTGGTGAAAAAAGTGGTCTAGTGAAGCTTGAAGAAACAAGACGGTTTGTTCTTGGAGATGATTTAGAACGCAGAATGGCTGCTTCTGACTCCCCTTTTGCAACTTTGTATTCTATACTACATGAATTTTGTGTGGCTCTTATTATGGACACTGTTATAAGACAAGTTCAAGCACTTAGGGCAGGCAGATGGAAAGATGCAATTCGGTTTGAGCTTATATCTGATGGTAATTCGGGTCAAAGTACTGCTGGTGGTTCTACGCATATTAGTCAAGATGGGGAAACTGATTCTGGAGGGTTACGGACCCCGGGATTAAAAGTTGTTTACTGGTTGGATTGTGATAAAAACAATGGAACATCCGATATAGCAGCATGTCCTTTTATCAAAATTGAACCAGGGCCCGATTTGAGAATAAAGTGTCTCCATAGCTCGTTTGTTATTGATCCTTTAACTAATAAGGAGGCAGAATTATCCATTGACCAGAGCTGTATTGACGTTGAGAAATTGCTGCTAAGGGCTATATGCTGTAATAAGTATACTCGTTTGCTTGAAATTTATAAAGAGTTGGGACAAAATAGTCATCTTCGTCGAGCTGATGGCGACGTTACTCTTCATTGCTCGGTTGATCAACCTGGTGCAGAGCACAACAAG GACAATAATTCAGATTCTGAAGGGCAGGAAGTATTACGAGTGCGTGCCTATGGTTCATCATTTTTTACTCTTGGAATGAATATAAG GACTGGGCGCTTTCTCCTCCATTCATCAAAAAGTACAATATCATCATTAGCACTAAGAGAATGTGAGGAAGCACTAAACCAGGGAAGTATGACTGCAGCTGAAGCATTTATAAGCTTGAGAAGCAAGAGTTTGTTGCATTTATTTGCATGTATTGGGAGGTTTTTAGGCCTTCAG GTGTATGAACATGGGTTTTCTCCCGTAAAGGTGCCAAAACATGTCGTAAATGGTTCCAATATGCTTGTCATGGGATTCCCTGACTGTGGGAGTTCTTTTTTTCTGCTGATGCAACTGCAAGATGACTGTAGACCTATTTTTAAATTGCTAGAAACTCAGCCTGATCCATCAGGAAAACCAGGATCATCTGCTGTACCTAACCTTGTTACCCGCGTTAAAAATGTTGATATAGATCAAATGCATTTGCTTGAAGGCGAAACTGATTCAACCCTTCTTGATTATGGTGCCTTAGCATCTTCTACTAATGACACGGGCACTAATCAAATATCCGACAATGGTATTCTTTCTGATTTGACCATTGAAGGTTCTGGGCTTTCTGGTTTTTCTTCAATCGTGGATGAAATTTTTGAGCAAGAAAGACGAAGCTCTGCACCTGCCTTTTCTGTCCAGAGTTACAATAGTTCTCATATGGATAATCCTGGGAATCTTACAAATGTAGGTTCAAATTGGAATGGTTCTTTGTACCCTACCAGTAATTACAAGGGTAGGATGCAATCTGTTTCCAGAAACGTAGCTATGAAGAATCTGTCAGCTTCAAAATCCGATCAAGATTTATCTGCTAGATCATCACTCTCTACTGAAGTGGGTTCTTATATCACTGTGGATGATGATCAGCCACCAGTTGCAGGAAGCCGGTCTGCTCGGATATCATCTCGAGCTTCTGCACCAAGTGCAAGGGGAAATGCATATAGAAATTCAGTAACTGGTACTTCAG CTACAGCACCAGAATCCCCAGGCAGTCAAATTACCAGAGATAACGGATCACGGAAACGCACATTGTGGGATATGTTAGACTTAATCCCATCCCTTAAATCCCTAGAAATCCTTGAACCATCTTCCAAGAGAAAAAAATCTTCAAGAACAACTCAAAATCAGCTAGGTGCTGCCAGCAGTATTGTAAAATACAGATATGTGAATCTTATAGCAGAGGCAAACAAAGGTAATGCACCATCCAGTATATATGTCTCGGCTCTTCTTCATGTAGTCAGACATTGCTCGCTTTGCATCAAACATGCTCGGCTGACCAGTCAGATGGATGCACTTGACATTCCATATGCCGAAGAAGTGGGATTGAGAACAGCTTCTTCAAACATATGGTTCAAACTTCCGTTTGCAACAGGTGACACATGGGAACACATATGTTTACGACTTGGCAAACCTGGAAGCATGTATTGGGATGTTAAAATCGATGACCAACATTTCATGGACTTGTGGGAGCTTCAAAAGGGAAACACTAACACTCTATGGGGTTCAGGCGTTCGGATTGCTAACACGTCTGATATAGATTCACATATTCGCTATGATGTTGATGGTGTTGTTTTGACTTATAATTCTGTTGAAGCCGATAGTATTAAAAAGCTGGTTGCGGATATTCAACGGCTATCAAACGCTCGGACATTTGCTTTAGGAATGAGGAGACTTTTGGTTGTTAGATCTGATGAGAAATCAGAAGAAAGTCGATCTAATGTTGATGCTAAACCAGCTCCAGGAGGAAAAAGTGGTTCTGAAGTGGGAGATAAATACTCGGAACAGATGAGGAAGGCGTTTAAAATTGAGGCAGTTGGGCTAATGAGTTTGTGGTTCAGTTTTGGTTCGGGGGTTCTTGCTCGCTTTGTTGTTGAATGGGAATCTGGTAAAAGTGGCTGTACTATGCATGTATCGCCTGACCAACTTTGGCCCCATACCAAG TATCTGGAAGATTTTATCAATGGGACCGAAGTTTCATCTCTTTTGGACTGCATTCGACTCACAGCAGGACCCTTGCATGCTCTTGCTGCAGCAACACGTCCTGCACGAGCTGTTCCTGTTTCTGGGGTTCCTGGAGCCGCTTCATCTGTCTCTGCTACACCAAAAGCAAATTCATACGGACAAATGCCAAATGGTTCGAGCACGAATGTTGGTCATGGTCCTGGTCCTGTTGGGAACTCTGGTGCCCCTAACATATTGAATGGTTCTAACATGGCTGCTAGAGGTGGCCCTGGAATTGTGCCTAGTTCATTATTGCCCATTGATGTCTCGTTTGTTCTTCGTGGCCCGTATTGGATTCGGATTATATACCGCAAATATTTTGCAGTTGACATGAGGTGTTTTGCTGGAGATCAAGTTTGGTTGCAACCAGCAACACCACCAAAGGGCGGCCCCTCAGTCGGAGGATCATTACCGTGTCCACAATTTCGGCCCTTCATCATGGAGCATGTCGCTCAGGAGTTGAACGGGTTAGACCCTAATTTCACTGGTGGTCAACCATCGGTTGGACCTACTGGTTCCAACAATTCTGTTGCATCTTCCAGTCCACAACTCTCAGCTACCAATGGCAACCGAGGCGGCCTTCCTGGTTCTGCCGGAACGCCTCGACCTGGGAACCAACAGACTGGTTTTAACCGTGCTACAAACGCAATGTCAGCATCATCAAGTCAGTCTTTAGTACGTAGAGCACCTGGTACAGTTGTTCCGGCTCATGTTAGGGGAGAGTTGAACACCGCCATTATTGGGCTCGGGGATGATGGTGGTTATGGTGGTGGATGGGTTCCTCTTGTCGCCCTCAAAAAGGTTCTTCGAGGAATTTTGAAATACCTTGGGGTATTATGGCTATTTGCGCAATTACCAGAACTCTTGAAGGAGATTCTTGGATCAATTCTGAAGGACAATGAAGGTGCACTATTGAATCTGGATCAGGAGCAGCCCGCCTTGCGCTTTTTTGTGGG GGGATATGTATTCGCAGTTAGTGTTCACAGAGTgcaacttcttcttcaagttcttaGTGTAAAACGGTTTCATCATTCACAGCAACAACAGCAGAACAGTGCAGTTGTTCCTCAAGAAGAATTACTTCCAGCTGAAATAAGTGAAATCTGTGATTACTTCAGCCGTCGCGTTGCATCAGAACCCTATGATGCATCCCGTGTTGCATCGTTCATCACTCTTCTTACATTACCAATCTCAGTCTTAAGAGAATTCTTAAAGTTAATAGCATGGAAAAAAAGTTTGGCACAGGCCCAAGGCGGTGATATTCCACCTGCACAAAGATCACGAATCGAATTATGTCTTGAAAATCATACCGGACTTTATACTGAGGGAAATCCTGAAAACTCTTCAGCTTCCAAAAGTAACATTCACTATGACCGCCCTCATAATGCCGTAGACTTTGGGTTGACTGTGGTTCTTGACCCTGCACACATACCTCAAATAAACGCTGCTGGGGGTGCTGCATGGTTGCCATATTGTGTTTCTGTGAGGTTGAAGTACTCGTTTGGTGAAAACCCAAATGTGTCTTTTATGGGAATGGAAGGCAGCCACGGTGGACGGTCATGCTGGCTAAGGTCGGAAGATTGGGAATATTGTAAACAGAGGGTGATCAGGACAGTGGATATGCACGGGTCAGCTGGCGGAGATGTCAGTCAAGGAAGATTGAGAGTTGTGGCGGATAACGTGCAAAGAGCACTGCACATTTGCCTTCAAGGGTTGCGGACTGGAGGTGGCAACAGTGGTGGAGCCAACGCGACTTGA
- the LOC122600599 gene encoding heavy metal-associated isoprenylated plant protein 36-like, protein MDTPPPPEEQNNTPTLKYKTCVLRVSIHCVGCKRKVKKVLQGIEGVYTIDIDAKQHKVTVLGNVEADTLVKKLVKTGKHAEKWPENPTKKEKSAPGGEKEKGSESSGNSSDEDENNNNNNNNPPQENVNTNTPNKTGNPTVRFAGLPENHPVQPSGEPGAPAKKKKKKKKKKSNAGAKPSGAPANTGLVAPDMGSNQVVDQMHQSPPHGYSYPMPVGGPAYAVSYNETHPSVNGGPAYYIPPTPYTYDYADDNDDFVSLSRPSDSTFEILSDENPYGCCVM, encoded by the exons ATGGATACACCTCCTCCACCTGAAGAACAAAACAACACCCCAACTCTTAAATATAAG ACATGTGTTCTAAGAGTCTCCATTCATTGTGTTGGTTGCAAGAGAAAAGTCAAGAAAGTCCTTCAAGGCATTGAAG GTGTATATACAATCGATATAGATGCAAAGCAACACAAAGTTACGGTTTTAGGCAACGTTGAAGCCGATACCCTCGTAAAAAAGCTAGTCAAGACCGGAAAACATGCAGAGAAATGGCCGGAAAACCCCACCAAAAAGGAGAAATCGGCTCCAGGTGGCGAGAAAGAAAAAGGGTCAGAAAGTAGTGGAAATAGTAGTGATGAGGacgaaaataataataataacaataataatccgCCTCAAGAAAATGTGAACACCAATACTCCAAATAAAACCGGCAATCCAACTGTACGATTTGCCGGTTTACCAGAAAATCATCCGGTTCAACCTAGTGGTGAACCGGGTGCACCAgctaagaaaaagaaaaagaagaaaaagaaaaagagtaaTGCGGGTGCAAAGCCTTCAGGTGCACCCGCAAACACGGGATTAGTGGCTCCAGATATGGGGAGTAATCAAGTGGTTGATCAAATGCATCAGAGCCCTCCACATGGCTACTCGTATCCAATGCCCGTTGGTGGCCCGGCTTATGCTGTGAGTTACAATGAGACGCACCCCAGCGTAAATGGTGGTCCTGCATACTACATTCCTCCTACACCGTACACTTATGATTATGCTGACGATAATGACGATTTTGTATCGCTATCTCGACCGTCAGATAGTACTTTTGAGATACTTAGTGACGAAAATCCTTATGGATGTTGTGTTATGTAA
- the LOC122600238 gene encoding probable protein phosphatase 2C 40, with amino-acid sequence MMREKSILDPGGEIEVSFGYQCSTTDGYDIPSGKKLERNNSSFSCLSGAAISANATLANTNICNGLISSEILPSLDSPKSFRRIPSSPSFTKLDLLSSSFQSGMSYLSCSPSTPENLEFDSLLSKPLSAPSRSEDFLNAVEVQVAGGAAGEDRVQAVCSEENGWLFCAIYDGFNGRDAADFLAGTFYETIRCNLNSLDMEFDYFRGDDHIGRPKNRVLDSLERSLNQAENDFLYMVEQEMEDRPDIVSVGSCVLVGLLQGKDLYIMNLGDSRAVLATDDDETKIDEFKGLKAVQLTDSHTVDNEAERKQVVSEHPDDPKTIVHGKVKGKLKVTRAFGVGYLKKKVLNDALMGILRVRNLLSPPYVTVQPSLCMHEVSSSDHFVILASDGLFDFFTNDEVVKLVHSYISRKPFGDPAKYLLEQLVLKAASSAGFSTEELMSVPAGRRRKYHDDVTVIVIILGTNKRTSKASTCI; translated from the exons ATGATGCGTGAAAAATCAATTCTTGACCCTGGTGGAGAAATAGAAGTAAGTTTTGGCTATCAGTGTAGTACAACTGATGGATATGATATTCCTTCTGGAAAAAAACTTGAAAGAAATAATAGTTCATTTTCTTGCCTCTCTGGAGCTGCCATAAGTGCCAATGCAACATTAGCCAACACAAATATTTGCAATGGGTTAATTAGCTCAGAAATTCTTCCATCACTAGATTCCCCAAAGTCATTTAGAAGAATTCCCTCTTCGCCGTCATTCACAAAACTAGATTTACTATCATCTTCCTTCCAAAGTGGCATGTCTTATCTGAGTTGCAGCCCGTCTACCCCTGAAAACCTTGAATTTGATTCTTTATTATCAAAACCCTTGAGTGCACCTTCAAGAAGCGAAGATTTTCTAAATGCAGTTGAAGTACAAGTGGCTGGCGGTGCTGCTGGAGAAGATAGAGTTCAGGCGGTTTGTTCTGAGGAAAATGGTTGGCTTTTTTGTGCTATTTATGATGGATTTAATGGGCGAGATGCAGCTGATTTTCTAGCAGGCACTTTTTATGAAACAATTAGGTGTAATTTGAATTCATTGGATATGgaatttgattattttcgtGGAGATGACCACATAGGGAGGCCTAAAAATAGAGTTCTTGATAGCTTAGAACGTTCTCTTAATCAAGCCGAAAATGATTTTCTATATATGGTTGAGCAAGAAATGGAGGATAGGCCAGATATAGTGTCAGTGGGGTCTTGTGTATTGGTCGGGCTTTTGCAAGGGAAGGATTTATACATAATGAATTTAGGTGATAGTAGAGCAGTTTTAGCCACAGATGATGACGAAACAAAGATTGATGAATTTAAGGGTTTGAAAGCGGTGCAGTTAACAGATAGTCATACAGTTGACAATGAAGCTGAAAGGAAGCAAGTTGTTAGTGAACATCCTGATGATCCGAAGACAATTGTGCATGGAAAAGTAAAAGGAAAATTGAAGGTTACTCGGGCATTTGGAGTTGGTTATTTGAAAAAG AAAGTTTTGAACGATGCTTTGATGGGTATTCTTCGGGTTCGTAACCTTCTAAGTCCTCCATATGTCACTGTACAACCATCACTATGTATGCACGAAGTTTCAAGCTCCGATCACTTTGTAATACTTGCGAGTGATGGTTTATTTGATTTCTTCACAAATGACGAAGTTGTGAAGCTTGTCCATTCCTACATATCCAGAAAACCGTTTGGGGATCCGGCAAAATATCTATTAGAGCAGCTTGTACTCAAAGCCGCTAGTTCTGCAG GTTTCAGTACGGAAGAGTTGATGAGCGTTCCTGCTGGCAGGAGGAGAAAATATCACGATGATGTGACTGTCATTGTTATAATTTTAGGTACAAATAAACGCACTTCAAAGGCTTCAACGTGCATATAA